The sequence TCCCAATCTTTGAGCATCAAAAACAACTTGGAATGCTTTCATAAATTCATCGGATTGTTTTCCAAAAAATATTGTCCTTGTGCAATCTGAATGGTAACCTTCAAATATTGTACCAAAATCAAAAATAATAGATTCACCATTTTTTAGTTTTCTTAATGATGGTTTTCCATGTGGAAGGGCTCCTCTTTCTCCAAAAAGAATAATTGTATCAAAGCCATTTTTTTCTCCGCCAAAAATTTTCATCTGATATTCAAGTTCAATTTGAAGGTCTCTTTCACTAACATTCTCTTTTATTAATTCAACTGTTTTTAAAAATGCTTTTTCAGAAATCTCTTCTGCTTTCTTTATTTTTTCTATTTCTTCTTCACTTTTTATAATTCTTAAATTTTCAACAATTTCTTTATAGATTAAAACATTCTCTTTTCCAAAACTATTTATAATTTTTTCATAAAAATTATAAATCACTTTGTCTTCAAGACCTATTTTTTCAATTTTAAATTCTTTTTTCAAAAAATCTTCAATCGGAGGTTTATACTCAATCACATTAATATTTTTATAAACTTCTTCTTTTGCTTGTACTGTAAATCTAGAATCAACGATAAGATTCATAGAGTTTGAATCTATAAGAAGAAAACCCTCTTCACCACTAAAATTTGTTAAATATCTAATGTTTTCTATTTTAGTTACTAAAAAATGAGTTAATCCATCAGGTATTATAAAATTCATGGTTTAAAAGGATTCTCCTTTCCTATCTCTTCGGTTTTTGTTTCAAGAGAAGGAATCGAGAGACTCCT is a genomic window of Caldisericia bacterium containing:
- a CDS encoding Xaa-Pro peptidase family protein, with product MNFIIPDGLTHFLVTKIENIRYLTNFSGEEGFLLIDSNSMNLIVDSRFTVQAKEEVYKNINVIEYKPPIEDFLKKEFKIEKIGLEDKVIYNFYEKIINSFGKENVLIYKEIVENLRIIKSEEEIEKIKKAEEISEKAFLKTVELIKENVSERDLQIELEYQMKIFGGEKNGFDTIILFGERGALPHGKPSLRKLKNGESIIFDFGTIFEGYHSDCTRTIFFGKQSDEFMKAFQVVFDAQRLGIENIKSNIKANEIDAESRNYINNMGYGKYFGHGLGHGVGLEIHEKPALNPRDETVLKENMVVTIEPGIYIENKFGIRIEDIVVIKDEKPQNLTNLPKIIEI